The genomic region TTCCAAATACCCACATACCGGCAGATATGTGAACGATTTTGCGGGTGATACTTTGTTTAATTTTAAATACTCTATGCAGAAATTCACTAATAATTAATAGGCTCATAGCATAGCCATAGGAGATTAATAATCCTAGGAGGTTTTGCTTATCCATACTTTTAAAAAACTGGTTTTTTTAGTTTTCAGTCATGATTATTTTCCGGGTTTATCCCCTAAGTTTACACTACCAAGACCCTGGAGTACACCACGAGCAATTAATCCTAAACCTCTACCAACTATTTTTGTTAAAATAAAAACTATAACATTCCCCACAAAAGACAATAGAGACTGTAACCGAGGTGCGATCGCATCTCTAAACTCCAGTGCTAGTGTTACTGCTAGGGGAATACCGGAAAGGTTAGCTAGTTGGTGATTACGGGGGGAATAAATAGAAGTTTTAGTAATACCACGAGGTGCAATGACAAACAGTTCATAACGACTTTCAAAAATTGCCTGGGGTTCACCAAAATGGCGAGTTAACCAGTACTTCCAAGATAGGTTGTTTCTAAATCTTTCAATTTCTCGTGTGGAGATAAAATGACGGTCATAAAAATGTTGTTTGACAGTTTCCACATCGGCTAAAAGGTTAATTAGGGGTTGCAATACACCATTGGCAATTTGAATCAATAGATTTTCTAAAATCATTAATATTTGATAATTGGCTGACTCTGAACCTGGAGAATACAACCTATTATCCACATATAAGTCCGTTTGCCAAATTAGATAGGATAATAATTCTTCAACCAGGGGAATTTTATCTAAGATTTCAGTTTCTACTCCCCTAGCATTATCTAATAAAAATCCCACTGTTTCTATGGTACTCTTACCCACATTTACCTGGGGGATTTGACCATAAAACTCTCTCACTACTCCCTCCCATAAATCATAAAGTATTTCCTTTTTTAAATTGGATAGTTGGGAAATCTCAAATTGGCAATCTCGGAGTTTATCTAGGCGTTGAGATAATTTTTGTAATATCAGATAAAGCAGTTCCTTTTTTTTCTCTTCCCGTAAGATATCAATTTCTAATGGCACTTCCCCTATATTGGATAAATGAGAATGCAGCTTGTCAAGGCAAGACGTAAATATTATTGACTGTAGAGCTTTTTTAGTTTGTAATGGTGAGCTAGCTATTGGTACTGACTCAGATTCACCCCGATTCCTGGGAACAGGTTGTGGTTCCGATGAACCAAATAACTGATGTACTAACCAACCCGCAGCTAACAGTTCTCTCCTATGTCCAGCTAAAATGACTCGCTCCAATAATGGGATTCCAGGAATCCTTAGTCTTAGCGTAATCTTGGTCAAATCTCGGGTGATATAACTAATTCCCGATGAGTGGATTTTATGTGTCCAGCGGGTCAAGGGTGAATCTAGAGATTTACTAGGATTTTTCTCCCACCAATAATAACCACCCTTGGCAATTTCCTCCATAATCCCCACTAATAGGGAAATTGATATACCTTTGGGACAATAGCCATTCACACCTAGATTTTTTGCTGTCAAAAGAGTTTCTGAATTGGACACAGCTGTGAGTAATAGAACTGGTATATGGGGATATAGAGCTTTCAGTTGTTCACAAAATTGTAACCCTAACTCTGCTTCTTGAGAGTTCCTACCCAATTCTAAAACTATTAGGTTAATTTCTCTGTGGTCTTTTTTTGGTTCTTGACTATTTTCGTTTTCATCAGTCTGTTCCTGACTAGAAGCAGTGTCACCTAATAACTGTAACGCGGCACTATCATTAGAAACGTCACCTACTACTTTAATAGAAGATGAAGCTTCCAAAGCAATTCTTAAACCCAGACGAAAAATAGGATCTGAGTCGATTAATAGCGCACCCAGATGTGAGAAAGTCAAAAGGCGATCGCTCATGTCAGGTCAAGTAAAAACAGAATTTTTTCCCAGTTCGGTCAATATTCGTCTCTAACTCACTCAAAGGAATGTAAGTAATCAACACTATCAATACTATCACCATGTTTAGGATCACGCATACCAAAAAAGTTAATGGTATAACTTTTTATTCTCACGCCTGTTTGTAATTCAACTTGGCGAATTAAGTCCAAAGGTAATTCCACGTGTACATCAATAACTTCATGATTGTCAATACAGCTAACATGACTATGAGCTTGGGTAACACTGCCATATAATCTGCCATGACTATGTTCAATACACTCAATAATCCCTTGACTGGAGAGCAATTCCAAATTTTGATAAACAGACGTATGACCTATTTCCTTACCTTTTCTATTCAGACGATCATAAATCTCCCTAGCTGAGAGATGTTCCTTAGATTCCCAAAGTAACTCTAATATAAAGCGACGCTGACGGCTAATTCGCAGGCCTAAAAGTTGACATCGTTCTAAAGCATCTTCCAGGGAATGAATCCCCAGTGTAGAAATAACAGGTTTCTGCATATTTTTAGTTTTAAATGTATGAATATGGCTTTAGCTGGAACTGGCTTCGCTCCATTTGATTTCCCCCCCCACTGGGAATCGGCAAATTGCTGGCATTAGGAAATGAAAACTGCTACCGTTGATGTAGAAATACAAATCAATAAGCTAACAGGTCAATGACAATCAGCATTCAGGTAGGTCGGGATTCCATCAATAACTTAGATTTATCACCCGCACTAAAAGTAATTGAATCAATCCTCCAAAAAGAGTCAATCATATCCCAGGAGCAGCAACTGCGCTTTGATGTTGACTACCCAAGACAAGACAACGATCCCAGAGAAATCTCAGAAATTCCAGAGATCCGACTATGGTTTGTGCGATTAGATGCCCAATATCCATGGCTACCATTTTTACTAGACTGGAAATCTGGCGAGCTAGGACGTTATACGGCCATGTTAGTACCTCACGAATTTCACAAGAAAGAAGGTATACAATATAACCCTGAAGCTCTAGAAATTTTCTTGATGCACAAAATTTTTATTTTGAGTAACTGGTTAAAGCAGAATCAGATACCTGCCAGGTTCCGTTTAAAATCTCTAGCGCAAATGTTAGGTTATGAATTAGAAGATGGTTTTTTTGAGATGATTGATAGTTAAGAGGATTTAGCTACTAACTACAACTATAATAACAAAAACACAAAGATAACAGCAAAAATTTCGTCCCCCTTCCCTCTTAACTACCTAACCCCCCCAAATTGTTTTTAAAACAGTTGCTGGTGGAATATCAGCCGTTTTACCTGTGGGGGATTTAATGGCTAAGAACTTGTCATTAACAGGCAGTAACTTAGTTGAATCCGCAGAGCTTAGTAAGGCAATAGTATAGGTTTGTATAGCTATGGCTAATTGTAAAGGAGAACCATTAACAGTAACCATTAAACTGGCACCACCAATAATAGCAGCCAATTTACCCATGTCAGGAACGGGAATAACCTTAATGTTAGGGAAAGATTCTACTAGAGAAGGGACAAAATAGTCATCACCCTGTTCCTTAACCACTAGTATGGGTAAATCTGGCTGTTTTTGCTCAC from Cylindrospermopsis curvispora GIHE-G1 harbors:
- a CDS encoding DUF3685 domain-containing protein, whose product is MSDRLLTFSHLGALLIDSDPIFRLGLRIALEASSSIKVVGDVSNDSAALQLLGDTASSQEQTDENENSQEPKKDHREINLIVLELGRNSQEAELGLQFCEQLKALYPHIPVLLLTAVSNSETLLTAKNLGVNGYCPKGISISLLVGIMEEIAKGGYYWWEKNPSKSLDSPLTRWTHKIHSSGISYITRDLTKITLRLRIPGIPLLERVILAGHRRELLAAGWLVHQLFGSSEPQPVPRNRGESESVPIASSPLQTKKALQSIIFTSCLDKLHSHLSNIGEVPLEIDILREEKKKELLYLILQKLSQRLDKLRDCQFEISQLSNLKKEILYDLWEGVVREFYGQIPQVNVGKSTIETVGFLLDNARGVETEILDKIPLVEELLSYLIWQTDLYVDNRLYSPGSESANYQILMILENLLIQIANGVLQPLINLLADVETVKQHFYDRHFISTREIERFRNNLSWKYWLTRHFGEPQAIFESRYELFVIAPRGITKTSIYSPRNHQLANLSGIPLAVTLALEFRDAIAPRLQSLLSFVGNVIVFILTKIVGRGLGLIARGVLQGLGSVNLGDKPGK
- a CDS encoding Fur family transcriptional regulator yields the protein MQKPVISTLGIHSLEDALERCQLLGLRISRQRRFILELLWESKEHLSAREIYDRLNRKGKEIGHTSVYQNLELLSSQGIIECIEHSHGRLYGSVTQAHSHVSCIDNHEVIDVHVELPLDLIRQVELQTGVRIKSYTINFFGMRDPKHGDSIDSVDYLHSFE
- a CDS encoding CRR6 family NdhI maturation factor, giving the protein MTISIQVGRDSINNLDLSPALKVIESILQKESIISQEQQLRFDVDYPRQDNDPREISEIPEIRLWFVRLDAQYPWLPFLLDWKSGELGRYTAMLVPHEFHKKEGIQYNPEALEIFLMHKIFILSNWLKQNQIPARFRLKSLAQMLGYELEDGFFEMIDS